From the Kribbella sp. CA-293567 genome, the window TGGCTGCGCGAGCACGCGCTGGCGCCGTGGAAGTACGACGTGGTGCTCAACCCGGATCGCGACGGGCGCTGGGTGTTCCGTCGCGACCCGTCGCTGGACTACGCGCTCGACGAGGTGACCTGGGTCGCCGACGACGGGATCCGGTACCTGAACCCCGAGATGGCGGTCGCCTACAAGGCCCGGCTGGATCGGCCCAAGGACCGCCAGGACCTGGCCGCCGTCCTCCCGCTGCTCTCCGCCGCGAAACGCACCTGGCTCGCCGACATGGTGCACCACCTGCACCCCGGCCACGGCTGGCTTGCCCAGATCAACGGCGGCTGAACGGGAACATCCGCCGAGGACTTACTCTTGAGGGTGTTATGACCTCTTCCGGCCGTCGTACGGTCTACCTCGATCACGCTGCGACGACTCCGATGCTGCCCGTGGCGATCGAGGCGATGGCCGCGCACCTCGGGCGGACCGGCAACGCCTCGTCGCTGCACGGGTCGGGGCGCGCCGCCCGCCGGACCGTCGAGGAGTCCCGCGAGACGATCGCCGAGGCGCTGGGGGCCCAGCCGAGCGAGGTGGTCTTCACCTCCGGCGGCACGGAGGCCGACAACCTCGCGCTGAAGGGCCTGTGGTGGGCCCGGCTGGCCGAGGATCCGCGCCGCCGCCGGATCCTGCTGAGCGGCATCGAGCACCACGCGGTCCTCGATCCGGCCGTCTGGCTCGCCGAGCACGAGGGGGCCGAGCTCGAGTGGCTGCCCGTCGACGAACTGGGTCGCGTCCGACCCGAAGCCGTCCAGCAGGCGATCGAGTCGGACCCCGCGTCCGTGTCCTTCGTCACGCTGATGATGGCCAACAACGAGGTCGGCACGCTGCAACCGGTCCAGGCGATCGCCGCGCTGGCGAAGGAGCACGCGATCCCGGTGCACACCGACGCCGTCCAGGCGGTCGGGCAGGTGCCGGTGAACTTCGCCGAGCTGGGGGTCGACGCGATGACCGTGTCGGGACACAAGGTCGGCGGGCCGTACGGGATCGGCACCCTGGTGGTCCGCAAGGAGACCAAGCTGGTGCCGATCGTGCATGGCGGCGGCCAGGAGCGCGACGTCCGTTCGGGCACGCTGGACACGCCGGCGACGGCCGGGTTCGCGGTCGCGGTGGCCCATGCGGTGGAGCACCAGGCCGAGCACGGTGAGCGGCTCACGGCCCTGCGCGACGCCCTGATCGAGGGCATCACCGGTACCGCGCCCGGCGCGATGCTGTCGGGCGACCCGGTCGGCCGTTTGCCCGGTAACGCACACTTGTCGTTCAAGGACTGCGAGGGCGACTCGCTGCTCCTGTTGCTGGACGCGCGCGGGATCGAGGTCTCCACCGGATCGGCCTGCAACGCCGGGGTCGCCGAGCCGAGCCACGTCCTGCTGGCGATGGGGTACGACGACCAGCGGGCTCGCGGGTCGTTGCGCTTCACCCTGGGGCACACGTCGACACGGGCCGACGTGGACGCCGTACTGGACACCATCGGGCCCGTCGTCGAGCGGGCGATGTCCGCCGGACTGCAGAACGTGGGAAGGAACAACTGATGCGGGTACTCGCAGCCATGTCCGGCGGGGTGGACTCCGCCGTCGCGGCGGCGCGGATGGCCGAGGCCGGTCACGACGTGGTCGGGGTGCACCTGGCGCTGAGCCGTAACCCGCAGTCGTACCGCACCGGCGCTCGCGGCTGCTGCACGGTCGAGGACTCCCGCGACGCGCGCCGCGCCGCCGACGTGATCGGCATCCCGTTCTACGTCTGGGACCTGGCCGAGCGGTTCCACGCCGACGTGGTCGAGCCGTTCGTCGCGGAGTACGCCGCCGGCCGGACGCCGAATCCCTGCCTGCGCTGCAACGAGAAGGTCAAGTTCAGCGCGGTGCTCGAGCGGGCCCTGGCGCTCGACTTCGATGCCGTTGCCACCGGCCACTACGCGCAGATCGTCGAGACCGCGGCCGGCCGCGAGCTGCACCGCGCGGTCGACCCGGCCAAGGACCAGTCCTACGTGCTCGGCGTCCTCACCCAGCAGCAGCTCCAGCACGCGTTCTTCCCGCTCGGCGACACCCCGAAGACCGAGATCCGGGCCGAGGCCGAGCGCCGCGGCCTGTCGGTGGCCGCCAAGCCGGACAGCCACGACATCTGCTTCATTGCCGATGGCAACACTCCGGGCTTCCTCAGTCAGCAGCTGGGCGAGTCGCCGGGTGACATCGTCGACGCCCAGGGCAACAAACTGGGCGAGCACAGGGGCACCCACGGTTTCACCGTCGGCCAGCGCAAGGGCCTCAAGATCGGTACGCCGGCCGCCGACGGCAAGCCGCGTTTCGTCCTCGACATCAGCCCGGTCGACCGCACCGTCACGGTCGGCTCCCGCGCCGAGCTGGCCGTCGAGCGCCTGACCGCCTCACAGCCCCGCTGGTGCGGCCCGGCCCCGACCGAGACGATGCACGTGAAGGCCCAGTTGCGCGCGCACGGCGAGGAGATCGCGGTGACCGCGCGGGTGCGGGACGGCCAGGTGCTCGTCGAGTTCGACGAGCCCGCCGACGCGGTCGCCCCGGGCCAGGCAGTCGTCCTGTACGACGGCACGCGCGTGATCGGTTCGGCGACCATCGACACGGTCGAGCGCGTCACCCAGAAGGTGTGACCCCTTGACTCCTTTCGGTCCCGCCGCGACCACCGCGATGGGCTCGCTGCCCGGCGAGGACGTGCGCGAGTGGACGAAGTACCTGCTGGACGCTGTCACCATCCCGTTCCTGCCGGAGCTTCCTGGCCGCCCGTACGGTGACATGCTGAGCCGGGCCGGTGGCGTCGTGACCTCCCTGGCGATGGACCTGCAGCCGGCCGGCTGGCGGCTCACGGGCGGCAACGACCCGCGGTCGAGCCTGGACCAGCGAAGGGCCAGGTCCCTGCTCCTCCAAGACCTGGACGTGCTGGAGGAGTTGGCCGACGGCTACAGCGGTCCCCTGAAGCTTCAGGTGACCGGGCCTTGGACACTCGCTGCGACCGTCGAGTTGCCGCGCGGTGACAAGGTGCTGGCCGACCACGGTGCCCGGCGGGATCTGGCCGAGGCTTTGGCCTATGGGCTGCAGGACCAGGTCGCAGACCTGCGCAAGCGGGTGCCGGGGGCGGAGCTCGTAGTACAGCTCGACGAGCCGGGGCTGCCCGCAGTACTGGCTGGTGCTGTTCCGACTGCCAGTGGGTGGGGCAAGCATCGCTCTGTCGACGGGCCTGGCGCAGTGGACCTGCTGAGCCGGGTGATCGAGGCTGTGTCTCCTGCGCTCACCGTGGTGCACTGCTGCGCGGCACGGCCGCCCATCGAGGTCTTCCGCAAGGCAGGGGCCGGGGGAGTGGCTGTCGACCTGGCACTGCTCACGGATGCTGCCTGGGAGCAGATCGCCTTTGCTGTGGAGGACGACGTCACGCTGTATGCGGGCGTGGTACCGACCACCGGCGAGGTGCCCAAGCCGGAACGGGCCGCCGAGCTGCTGACCCGTCGCTGGAACGAGATCGGCCTGACCCGCAAGGACCTCGTCGACGTCGTGATCACCCCGGCGTGCGGTCTCGCGGGCTCTCCGTCACCGTCGGACGCCCGTGCCCGGCTCGAACTTCTCAGTCGGGTCGCGGATGTCGTGGGAGACACCGCAGAAGCCTGAAAACGTCGGTGGCTGCCGGTAAGTTTTGCTCATGAGTACGGAACTCCCCGAGACGACTGCCGCCGACCAGCCTGCCGCGCCGCCCGAGGTGCGGGAGCGGCACGCCGCGCTGAGCCGGGAGATCGAGGAGCACCGGTTCCGTTACTACATGGCCACCTCGACCATCTCCGACGCCGACTTCGACGCGCTGATGCACGAGCTGCAGGCGATCGAGGAGCAGTACGCCGAGCTCCGCACGCCCGACTCGCCCACCCAGAAGGTGGGAGTGCCGATCTCGACCCTGTTCACCGCGGTCGAGCACCCGCAACGGATGGAGAGCCTCGCCAACGCCTTCTCCGCCGAACAGATGGAGGCCTGGGCCAAGCGGCTGGAGCGCGAGGTCACCGTCCAGCAGATCCACCACAGCGGCTTCCTGTGCGAGCTGAAGGTGGACGGACTGGCCCTCGACCTGGTCTACGAGAACGGCCGGCTGGTCAGCGGCGCCACCCGCGGCGACGGCCGCACCGGTGAGGACATCACGCTGAACGCCCGCACCATCGACTCCATCCCCAACGAGCTGGCGACCGACGACCCACCGGCCTTCCTGGAGGTCCGCGGCGAGGTCTACTTCCGGGTCGAGGACTTCACCGAGCTGAACGCCCAGCTCGTCGAGGCCGGCAAGGACCCGTTCTCCAACCCGCGCAACAGTGCCGCCGGATCCCTGCGCCAGAAGGATCCCCGGGTCTCCGCGAGCCGTCCGCTGCGGTTCGTCGTGCACGGCATCGGCAAGGTCGAAGGACTTCGCATCGACCGGCTCTCCGAGGCCTACCAGCTGCTCAGGGAGTGGGGTCTGCCGGTCAGCGACCGGGCCCGCCGGGTCGAGACGCTGGCGGAGGTGAACGAGTTCATCGCCTACTACGGCGAGAACCGGCACTCCGTGGACCACGAGATCGACGGCGTCGTGGTCAAGGTGGACGAGGTCGACCTGCAACGCGCGCTCGGCTCGACGTCGAGCGCCCCGCGGTGGGCGATCGCGTACAAGTACCCACCGGAAGAGGTGACCACCAAGCTGCTGTCGATCGACGTGAACGTCGGCCGCACCGGCCGGGTCACGCCGTACGGGGTGATGGAGCCGGTCCGGGTGGCCGGCTCGACGGTCGAGTTCGCGACCCTGCACAACGCCCAGGAGGTCGAGCGCAAGGGCGTCTGGATCGGCGACACCGTCGTCCTGCGGAAGGCCGGTGACGTGATCCCGGAGATCCTCGGCCCGGTGATGGAGCTGCGCCCCGCCGACGCGTACCCGTTCCGGATGCCGACCCACTGCCCTTCCTGCCGGACCGAGCTGCGGGCGATGAAGGAGGGCGACGTCGACATTCGTTGCCCCAACTCCCGATCGTGCCCGGCGCAGTTGCGGGAGCGGTTGTTCCACCTGGCCGGCCGATCCGCCTTCGACATCGAGGTGCTCGGCTTCAAGGCCGCCGACGCGCTGATCGGCAACGAGCTGATCACGGACGAGGGTGACCTGTTCTCGCTCACCGAGCAGGACCTGATCGGCAGTTCCTTCTTCACCACCAAGGCCGGCGCGCTGTCGGCCAACGCCACCAAGCTGCTGGCCAACCTCGAGCGGGCGAAGAAACAACAGCTGTCACGAGGGCTGGTCGCACTGTCGATCCGGCACGTCGGCCCGACCGCGGCGGCCGCGCTGGCGGCGGCGTACGACGACATCGCCGCGATCGAGGCTGCCTCGGAGGAGGAACTGGCGCAGCTCGAGGGCGTCGGGCCGACCATCGCGCACGCGGTGATCGAGTGGTTCGCCGTCGACTGGCACCAGGAGATCGTCCGGAAGTGGACCGAAGCCGGCGTCGAACTGCGCCAGATCCGGTCTGGACCAACGGTCGAACAGACCCTGGTGGGACAGTCTGTGGTGGTCACCGGGACGGTCGAGGGGTTCAGCAGGGACGAGGCGACCGAAGCGATCGTCTCGCGGGGCGGCAAAGTGGCCGGCTCGGTGTCCAAGAAGACGTCGTTCGTGGTGGTCGGCGATTCGCCGGGATCCAAGTACGACAAGGCGGTTCAGCTCGGGGTGCCGATCCTGGACGCCGCCGGCTTCGGTGTTCTGCTCACCGAGGGGCCGGAGGCGGCCGCGGCGGTGGCCACCAGGCCTGCTCCGGAAGATGCCTGACACTCAAGGGATCCAACGGAGCCTCTGATCCGTCCGACTGTTAGTTTGCACCATCTACACGTGGGTTTCTAAGGAGCGCATATGACTACGCCGCCACAAGGACCGTGGGGTCCCGGGCAGCCGGGCGGCCAGCCGGGCGGGCAACCAGGGGGTCAGCCGGGTGGACAGCCGGGTCAGGGTGGCTGGGGACAGCAGCCTGGCCAGGGCGGTGGCGGCTGGGGACAGCCGCCGGCGCAGCCTCAGCCCGGTCAGCCTCAGCCTGGTCAAGGCCAGCCCGGTCAGGGACAGCCGCCGCAGGGTGGTTGGGGTCAGCAGCCGGGGCAGCCTCCGCAGGACGGACAGCCCGCCGGTGGTTGGGGCCAGCCGCCTCAGCAGGGGCAGCCCGGCTACCAGCAGCAGCCGTGGGGTCAGCAGCCGCAGCAAGGTGGCTGGCACCAACAGCAGCAGCAACCCTGGCAGGCCGGACCGGGTGGACCCGGCGGGCCGAAGAAGGGTGGCATCCCGAAGGACAAGCTGCCCCTGGTGATCGGTGGCGGCGTCATCGGCGTCCTGCTGATCGGCCTGCTGGTCTTCCTGGGCGTTCGCGCCATGGGCGGCGAGGACACTCCGGTCGGGCAGCCCACCACCACCCAGCCGACCGGTGACCCGACGGGCGAACCGACGGGTGAACCGACCGGCGAGCCGACGGGGGAACCGACCGGTGAGCCCACCGGCGAGCCGAACAACTCCGGCACGGTGGGTGAGTCCAAGGGGCAGGCCAAGACCGCGACCGACAAGTTGCAGGCGGCCGGCTACGGCTGTTCCGACCTGTTCAACGGTGGGCAGGGCGCGCACCGCGGCTGCTTCAAGGTCGACGAGATCAGCCAGGCCGAGATCCTGTTCCAGTTCCAGCCCGACGGCACGATCATCGGGGCCCTGATCCGGGCGCGGAACACCGAGAACGTCAACAACGCGGTGGTGGCCTTCGACGCCGCGCTGCAGGCGATCGGCAACGACACCTTCGGCGGTAGCGAGGTGGCCAAGATCCAGGCGGCGGTCAAGACCGGGCAGAAGAACGCCAAGGTCGGCAGCACCTGGGGCGAGTTCAGCCTGATGAACCTCGGGGGCACCGTGCAGGTGTCCGGCGGCAAGTCCGGCTCCGACTCCTACGACCTGCCGCGCAAGGAGTTCCAGTCCACCGAGGACCAGCTGAGCGCGGCGCTCAAGGCGAAGCAGTACACCTGCACCTCGTCCTGCCGTAAGGACCTCGGCCGGTCGGGCTCGCAGCGGATCTTCGCGATCAGCAGCAACGGCGGCATCCGGGTGCTGGAGTTCAGCGCCTCCGGGAAGGCCGACGAGGTCAAGGCGGCACTGCCGACGGCGATCGCGGACGGGTTCGGCGTACTCAAGGGTCCGGACGTGGCACCGCTGAAGGCGTTCCTGGACGCACGCAAGGACGGCAAGCCGTACATTGCCTATGTGGCCGGATGGCGCGTGGAGCAGCGCGGCTCGGGTGACGGCGACTACCTGTCCCAGACGATCTCGATCAAGTACGAGTCGTACTACGTGTGAGGTGTGATGAAGTTCAGCCCGGCGAAGCGGGAGCAGACCCCGGTGGCCAAGCCGCCACCGGAGGCACTGCACCGAGTGGACGGCGGCGGTCCGTGGGGTCCGACCCAGTTCGACCTCCCGGAGCGTGACGGCAGCAACACCCAGGCGGTGGTGGTCGTCGCCGTCGTCGGGGCCATCGTGCTGCTGGTGATCGCCGGCCTGTGGGCACTGCTGTACTACCAGTACAACTGAACTTCGCACCGAACCGAGAACGGCCTCCCGCTCAGCGGGAGGCCGTTCTCGGTTGCTCGGGTGGAGTCCGCGGGTGAGGCGGACGCCGCGGTATTACGCGGTAGCGCGGATGGTGACCGCGAGGCTGGCCAGGTAGCTCAGGCGGGCCACCTCGGAGCCGAGGAACTCGGGTCCACCGCGGCGGCCGATCACCAGCACCCGGCGATCCGACTCCAGCGGCGCCGCGACCAGGACAGACTCGGACAGACCCTTGTGGTCCGGCGCGGTCAGCGTCGTCGCCTTCGCCAGCGGCAGCCACTGCTCGGCCAGGTCGCCGAACTCCGGGGTCGCGCTGGTCTCCAGCGCCACCTTGATCTGGCTGCCGGTGCCGTCCAGCAGCGCGGCCCAGTCGGCGTGCAGTACGGCCGGGGCCTGCTCGACCAGGATGTCGACCGCTTCGGCCGGTGCCGACGTCATCTGCTCGACGGCTTCGAGGTCCATGTGCAGGCCGCCGCCGGCGCCGTACCGGGAGAACCAGATCACCTCGACGTCGGGGACGCCGTTGCAGGCCGAGACGAGCCGGTCGGGCAGCACGCCCGGCGGCAGGTCGACCACGATGTCGTCGACGGCGGTGCCGTTCTCGCGGCGGTGCTCCACGATCTCGATCGCGTGGATGTCGGCGTTCACCTCGCCGAGTGCCGTGGCGACGGTGCCCAGCGAACCGGGACGGTCCGGGATGATCAATCGCAGCAGGAACACCGAACGATCATCTCCCAGCCGAATACCACCCAAGTTACGCCCTGTCGCGGCCAATGTTACAGAGCGGAACAAAGTGACACGCCCGGGGCCCGTCAACCGGTCCCGGGTTGCGGCCGCGAAACCGGAAATACAAGTGTCACAACGGCCCACTAGGATGGGCCGGTCCGTAGGTAGGTGCGGGTCTGCCGGACCGCACCCTGCCGGCAACTCGCTGTAGACCATTGGAAACCTTCATGCCATCGATTACCCGCGATGAGGTCGCGCACCTGGCGCGACTGGCGCGGATCGAGCTCACCGAAGACGAGCTCGACCACCT encodes:
- a CDS encoding methionine synthase vitamin-B12 independent; amino-acid sequence: MTPFGPAATTAMGSLPGEDVREWTKYLLDAVTIPFLPELPGRPYGDMLSRAGGVVTSLAMDLQPAGWRLTGGNDPRSSLDQRRARSLLLQDLDVLEELADGYSGPLKLQVTGPWTLAATVELPRGDKVLADHGARRDLAEALAYGLQDQVADLRKRVPGAELVVQLDEPGLPAVLAGAVPTASGWGKHRSVDGPGAVDLLSRVIEAVSPALTVVHCCAARPPIEVFRKAGAGGVAVDLALLTDAAWEQIAFAVEDDVTLYAGVVPTTGEVPKPERAAELLTRRWNEIGLTRKDLVDVVITPACGLAGSPSPSDARARLELLSRVADVVGDTAEA
- a CDS encoding cysteine desulfurase family protein codes for the protein MTSSGRRTVYLDHAATTPMLPVAIEAMAAHLGRTGNASSLHGSGRAARRTVEESRETIAEALGAQPSEVVFTSGGTEADNLALKGLWWARLAEDPRRRRILLSGIEHHAVLDPAVWLAEHEGAELEWLPVDELGRVRPEAVQQAIESDPASVSFVTLMMANNEVGTLQPVQAIAALAKEHAIPVHTDAVQAVGQVPVNFAELGVDAMTVSGHKVGGPYGIGTLVVRKETKLVPIVHGGGQERDVRSGTLDTPATAGFAVAVAHAVEHQAEHGERLTALRDALIEGITGTAPGAMLSGDPVGRLPGNAHLSFKDCEGDSLLLLLDARGIEVSTGSACNAGVAEPSHVLLAMGYDDQRARGSLRFTLGHTSTRADVDAVLDTIGPVVERAMSAGLQNVGRNN
- the ligA gene encoding NAD-dependent DNA ligase LigA, coding for MSTELPETTAADQPAAPPEVRERHAALSREIEEHRFRYYMATSTISDADFDALMHELQAIEEQYAELRTPDSPTQKVGVPISTLFTAVEHPQRMESLANAFSAEQMEAWAKRLEREVTVQQIHHSGFLCELKVDGLALDLVYENGRLVSGATRGDGRTGEDITLNARTIDSIPNELATDDPPAFLEVRGEVYFRVEDFTELNAQLVEAGKDPFSNPRNSAAGSLRQKDPRVSASRPLRFVVHGIGKVEGLRIDRLSEAYQLLREWGLPVSDRARRVETLAEVNEFIAYYGENRHSVDHEIDGVVVKVDEVDLQRALGSTSSAPRWAIAYKYPPEEVTTKLLSIDVNVGRTGRVTPYGVMEPVRVAGSTVEFATLHNAQEVERKGVWIGDTVVLRKAGDVIPEILGPVMELRPADAYPFRMPTHCPSCRTELRAMKEGDVDIRCPNSRSCPAQLRERLFHLAGRSAFDIEVLGFKAADALIGNELITDEGDLFSLTEQDLIGSSFFTTKAGALSANATKLLANLERAKKQQLSRGLVALSIRHVGPTAAAALAAAYDDIAAIEAASEEELAQLEGVGPTIAHAVIEWFAVDWHQEIVRKWTEAGVELRQIRSGPTVEQTLVGQSVVVTGTVEGFSRDEATEAIVSRGGKVAGSVSKKTSFVVVGDSPGSKYDKAVQLGVPILDAAGFGVLLTEGPEAAAAVATRPAPEDA
- a CDS encoding PT domain-containing protein, whose protein sequence is MTTPPQGPWGPGQPGGQPGGQPGGQPGGQPGQGGWGQQPGQGGGGWGQPPAQPQPGQPQPGQGQPGQGQPPQGGWGQQPGQPPQDGQPAGGWGQPPQQGQPGYQQQPWGQQPQQGGWHQQQQQPWQAGPGGPGGPKKGGIPKDKLPLVIGGGVIGVLLIGLLVFLGVRAMGGEDTPVGQPTTTQPTGDPTGEPTGEPTGEPTGEPTGEPTGEPNNSGTVGESKGQAKTATDKLQAAGYGCSDLFNGGQGAHRGCFKVDEISQAEILFQFQPDGTIIGALIRARNTENVNNAVVAFDAALQAIGNDTFGGSEVAKIQAAVKTGQKNAKVGSTWGEFSLMNLGGTVQVSGGKSGSDSYDLPRKEFQSTEDQLSAALKAKQYTCTSSCRKDLGRSGSQRIFAISSNGGIRVLEFSASGKADEVKAALPTAIADGFGVLKGPDVAPLKAFLDARKDGKPYIAYVAGWRVEQRGSGDGDYLSQTISIKYESYYV
- a CDS encoding ACT domain-containing protein is translated as MFLLRLIIPDRPGSLGTVATALGEVNADIHAIEIVEHRRENGTAVDDIVVDLPPGVLPDRLVSACNGVPDVEVIWFSRYGAGGGLHMDLEAVEQMTSAPAEAVDILVEQAPAVLHADWAALLDGTGSQIKVALETSATPEFGDLAEQWLPLAKATTLTAPDHKGLSESVLVAAPLESDRRVLVIGRRGGPEFLGSEVARLSYLASLAVTIRATA
- the mnmA gene encoding tRNA 2-thiouridine(34) synthase MnmA, producing the protein MRVLAAMSGGVDSAVAAARMAEAGHDVVGVHLALSRNPQSYRTGARGCCTVEDSRDARRAADVIGIPFYVWDLAERFHADVVEPFVAEYAAGRTPNPCLRCNEKVKFSAVLERALALDFDAVATGHYAQIVETAAGRELHRAVDPAKDQSYVLGVLTQQQLQHAFFPLGDTPKTEIRAEAERRGLSVAAKPDSHDICFIADGNTPGFLSQQLGESPGDIVDAQGNKLGEHRGTHGFTVGQRKGLKIGTPAADGKPRFVLDISPVDRTVTVGSRAELAVERLTASQPRWCGPAPTETMHVKAQLRAHGEEIAVTARVRDGQVLVEFDEPADAVAPGQAVVLYDGTRVIGSATIDTVERVTQKV